ATAAAAGTAGTTTTAGACCCCAAATTGTTGTCTTTAACAATACTAATCATGAGTTTGATATTATTGTTCAGGTTGCTAATTACACCTATAATCGTACGGGTATGTGGCATAGCATGATTTTGGGAGAATACCAGCAAGTAATGAATCTTAAAAAACACTCAACTCATAGAGCAGTGTTTTTATTGGGTGGTATTTTATTTACCCTTATTTATCATGTTGGAATCTTTTTTTTACAGAAAAAAAATAACAAAACTAATCTATACTTAATTATTAGCTTATCAATTATGCTTATTAGAATTCTATTTACTGGTGATTATATAATTACAAGTTTGTTTCCTAATATTTCCGTTGCCTTTATTGCTAGGGTAGAGTACTTAACTATAATCTGGGGTCCATCAGCTGTTGCACTGTTTAATTATACACTTTTTGAAGATATTGTAAGTAAATTAAGTATAAAATTAACAATTGGTTATGCCGTATTTTGCACAATAATTATTACTATTTTACCAACCTATGTTTATACAAACTATGTTATTGTATTAGAAATTATCTATATATTAGTATTTATCTATTTAATATATTGTAATTATAAAGCAATTCAAAAAGATAAGACATTTTCGGTTTTATGTACTATAGGTTACTCATCAGTAATATGTGCCTGTATTTTAGATGTTTTATACTATATGAATATTATAAATATAATTGATGGAGGAATAACCCCTTATTCAGTATTTTCAATACTAACAATACAGGTATTTATAGTAGCACATCGTTATGAAAAGTCGTTTGAGGATATTAGAAAACTATCTACAGAGTTAATTAAACAGGATAAAATAAAAGATGATTTTTTAGCCTATACCTCACACGAAATTAAAACTCCTTTACAAGGAATGATTGGGTTGATAGAACATATTATTGAAAATGGCGAGAATCTTTATGATACCCAAAAAGAAAACCTAACTTATGCGGTGAAGAGTGGAAGAAGATTATCGCAGTTAGTTAATAATATACTTGATTATGCAAAACTAAAAAATAATGATATAAAACTGCAACTAAAAAATGTAACACTTTTAAGCGTAGCACATTTTGTAATTAATACTCAAAAATACTTAGCTAACAATCAAGATATTGAAATAAGTTGCAATATAGACCCTAAAATAAGAGTTTATGGAGATGAAAATCGACTTATACAGATACTAACTAATTTAGTATCTAACTCTCTAAAGTTTACTAAACAAGGTGAGATAAAAATTAGCTGTATTAAACAGAATACCTTGATAAGAGTATGTGTAGAAGATACAGGGTGTGGAATTCCCCTAGATAAACTACAGCAAATATTTAAGGCCTATAATCAAGTGAATCATACAAACTCAGTATTAGGAACAGGGCTGGGTTTGAGTATTTCAAAACAGCTTGTAAAATTACATGGAGGTGAAATTTGGGCTGAATCCGATTCTAAAACAGGCTCTAAATTTTACTTTACCTTACAAGCAAGTAAAAACACAGTATCGCAACTATCCCTTAATTTTAGATCAAAACCTAGGCTTAAAAACATTAAGCAACAGAGTTTTTCAAAGATAAAAATTCTTAAAAAGAATAATAAAAACACAATTTTAATTGTTGATGATGATTCAGCTAATTTGCAAGTTTTAATTAATATATTATCTACCGAAGACTATAGATTAATAGTTACATGCAATAGCAAAGAAGCGGTTAAAGCTATTGAACAATATAAAATAGATATTGCAATACTAGATATCATGATGGATGAAATCTCAGGCTATGATTTATGTAAGATAATAAGGTCAACCTATAATTTATATCAGTTACCAGTTTTAATGATTACAGCTCA
This Clostridium sp. 'deep sea' DNA region includes the following protein-coding sequences:
- a CDS encoding ATP-binding protein, whose protein sequence is MKMLKKYSLFITISLIILVVSVVFDITKISNTNTLQVVNGCLDLSHYNLQEGPIKLSGEWELYKNQLLTYEDFQNNHYQAQLQNVPGSFQPTHISNIKGYGYGTYRLKVKTNDINKILGLKILTMSTSYKLMINNEVVATNGIVATNKQGYKSSFRPQIVVFNNTNHEFDIIVQVANYTYNRTGMWHSMILGEYQQVMNLKKHSTHRAVFLLGGILFTLIYHVGIFFLQKKNNKTNLYLIISLSIMLIRILFTGDYIITSLFPNISVAFIARVEYLTIIWGPSAVALFNYTLFEDIVSKLSIKLTIGYAVFCTIIITILPTYVYTNYVIVLEIIYILVFIYLIYCNYKAIQKDKTFSVLCTIGYSSVICACILDVLYYMNIINIIDGGITPYSVFSILTIQVFIVAHRYEKSFEDIRKLSTELIKQDKIKDDFLAYTSHEIKTPLQGMIGLIEHIIENGENLYDTQKENLTYAVKSGRRLSQLVNNILDYAKLKNNDIKLQLKNVTLLSVAHFVINTQKYLANNQDIEISCNIDPKIRVYGDENRLIQILTNLVSNSLKFTKQGEIKISCIKQNTLIRVCVEDTGCGIPLDKLQQIFKAYNQVNHTNSVLGTGLGLSISKQLVKLHGGEIWAESDSKTGSKFYFTLQASKNTVSQLSLNFRSKPRLKNIKQQSFSKIKILKKNNKNTILIVDDDSANLQVLINILSTEDYRLIVTCNSKEAVKAIEQYKIDIAILDIMMDEISGYDLCKIIRSTYNLYQLPVLMITAQTHTEAMIHGFKLGANDFLTKPFSSEELKARISTLINMRTSAIEVINNKVAFLQAQIKPHFIYNALNVIVSLCDTDPNKASDLLIDFSSYLRKSFDFSNTKNFVPIESEIEYIKSYLAIEQVRFENKIKCNFNIKYTGFMIPPLILQPLVENCIKHGILKKVGNGEINISIYKKNQKIYIIVEDDGVGISKNKLNTILSDTDTVSKSVGLKNINKRLQHYYGVGLKIDSSIQKGCRFIIEIPENIIGEEY